A stretch of the Myxococcus guangdongensis genome encodes the following:
- a CDS encoding FHA domain-containing protein: MPSVKQLRPFALATLEAFLDASGPVVLVQQPPEPVFQQVAMRLGEARTVGMAHRTRLVDRLFVMLRGFDALEVHFLRPAMDGHELTVGRIEGCTLVVPDPSVSKHHATLKWHASAGDCSVRDVGSMNGTWVNTAALTPEQDVLLTDGDALGFGDAQFLYLRTETLHAHLRMASPGARG; the protein is encoded by the coding sequence ATGCCGTCCGTGAAGCAACTGCGCCCGTTCGCCCTCGCAACCCTGGAAGCCTTCCTCGACGCCTCCGGGCCCGTGGTCCTCGTCCAACAGCCGCCCGAGCCCGTCTTCCAACAGGTGGCGATGCGGCTGGGCGAGGCGCGCACCGTGGGCATGGCCCACCGCACCCGGCTGGTGGACCGGCTCTTCGTCATGCTGCGCGGCTTCGACGCGCTGGAGGTCCACTTCCTGCGTCCCGCCATGGACGGGCACGAGCTCACCGTGGGGCGCATCGAAGGCTGCACGCTCGTCGTCCCGGACCCGTCCGTGTCCAAGCACCACGCCACGCTCAAGTGGCACGCCTCGGCGGGGGACTGCTCGGTCCGGGACGTGGGCTCGATGAACGGGACCTGGGTCAACACCGCCGCGCTGACGCCCGAGCAGGACGTGCTGCTCACGGATGGCGACGCGCTGGGTTTCGGCGATGCCCAGTTCCTCTACCTGCGCACCGAGACGCTGCACGCGCACCTGCGCATGGCGAGCCCCGGCGCTCGGGGCTGA
- a CDS encoding PIN domain-containing protein, with protein MKVCVDACFLLALYDPRDGLHGVAKALFEKLFDSSAHELVVPWPILYETVSTRMARRSASMGLLERDLKRLRQRNRLSMLFDRKMREQALAECFAELTKEGGYRALSLVDRVVRLMLLSRSNRLHALVTFNRGDFEDVCRQRKIQLIDQEG; from the coding sequence ATGAAGGTCTGTGTCGATGCCTGCTTCCTGCTCGCGCTCTATGACCCGAGGGATGGTCTCCACGGCGTCGCCAAGGCGCTGTTCGAGAAGCTGTTCGACTCATCGGCCCACGAACTGGTGGTGCCCTGGCCCATCCTCTACGAGACGGTGTCGACGCGCATGGCTCGCAGGAGCGCGTCGATGGGACTGCTGGAGCGAGACTTGAAGCGCCTGCGGCAGCGCAACCGGCTGTCGATGTTGTTCGACCGGAAGATGCGAGAGCAGGCGCTTGCGGAGTGCTTCGCGGAGCTGACGAAGGAGGGTGGTTACCGCGCCCTGAGTCTGGTGGACCGGGTGGTGCGGTTGATGCTGCTCAGTCGGAGCAACCGGCTCCACGCCCTCGTCACCTTCAACCGGGGAGACTTCGAGGACGTGTGCCGGCAGCGGAAGATCCAGCTCATCGACCAGGAGGGCTGA